A DNA window from Haloactinospora alba contains the following coding sequences:
- a CDS encoding ROK family transcriptional regulator — MSRSKAFPSAAFSNGHVLELIRTGKATTRTELGRVTGLSRPAVALRVGELVAHGLVLEETTAPSNGGRPPSQLQFNSSGGVILTAALGISRSQVAVCDLSGRVLAQENGSPHVEHGPTAALEWVMDSWESLIGKTGHTVHDVYGTGISVPATVEFAVARTQNPPVLANWSDVAVEPQVAERFPGPVLLDNDVNVMALAEHRSLHGAPDADDMIVVKASTGIGAGIISGGALVRGSLGAAGELGHIPVRTSSTRPCRCGNTDCLETVAGGAALVEHLAAHPTNAETVHEVAELAHGGDPQATYAVRTAGRHLGEVLAGAVNLLNPAVITLGGDLAYAYDPLVAGVREVIFRRSTALATRQLRIVGSELGEQAGLLGCAVMVLDHILSPEAVNAMIASQTSR, encoded by the coding sequence ATGTCCCGAAGTAAGGCTTTCCCCTCAGCAGCGTTCTCCAACGGGCATGTCCTGGAACTCATCCGCACCGGCAAAGCCACCACCCGCACGGAGCTCGGGCGCGTCACCGGCCTCTCCCGGCCCGCCGTCGCACTACGCGTCGGGGAACTCGTAGCCCATGGGCTCGTACTCGAGGAAACGACCGCTCCTTCCAACGGAGGGCGCCCACCCAGCCAGCTGCAATTCAACTCCTCTGGCGGGGTCATCCTCACCGCGGCTCTCGGAATCTCGCGCAGCCAGGTCGCCGTGTGCGACCTGTCCGGCCGCGTGCTGGCGCAGGAGAACGGTTCTCCACACGTGGAACACGGTCCCACAGCCGCCCTGGAATGGGTGATGGACAGCTGGGAGAGCCTTATAGGAAAGACCGGACACACGGTCCACGACGTCTACGGGACAGGCATCAGCGTCCCCGCCACCGTCGAGTTCGCCGTGGCCCGCACCCAGAATCCCCCCGTGCTCGCCAACTGGAGCGACGTCGCCGTGGAACCCCAGGTGGCAGAACGTTTCCCCGGCCCTGTCCTCCTCGACAACGACGTCAACGTGATGGCTCTGGCAGAGCACCGTTCCCTGCACGGCGCCCCGGACGCTGACGACATGATCGTCGTCAAGGCCTCCACAGGCATCGGGGCCGGCATCATTTCCGGCGGTGCGCTGGTACGCGGTTCGCTCGGTGCGGCTGGGGAACTCGGCCACATCCCGGTGCGCACGTCCTCCACCAGGCCGTGCCGGTGCGGAAACACCGACTGTCTCGAAACCGTCGCCGGAGGCGCCGCACTTGTGGAGCACCTCGCCGCCCACCCCACGAACGCCGAGACCGTGCACGAGGTCGCGGAGTTGGCACACGGTGGGGACCCCCAGGCGACCTATGCCGTCCGAACGGCCGGGCGTCACCTCGGCGAGGTGCTCGCGGGAGCGGTCAACCTCCTCAACCCCGCTGTGATCACCCTGGGCGGGGATCTCGCCTACGCCTACGATCCGCTGGTGGCCGGGGTCCGTGAGGTCATCTTCCGACGTTCCACCGCCCTGGCCACACGACAGCTACGCATCGTGGGAAGCGAACTCGGTGAGCAGGCCGGGCTGCTCGGTTGCGCGGTGATGGTGCTCGACCACATCCTCTCTCCCGAGGCGGTGAACGCCATGATCGCCTCCCAGACCTCCCGGTAG
- a CDS encoding metal-dependent transcriptional regulator — protein MENASNRPSTSVEDYVKVIYDLQERGSGPVTISRMAERLSVSNSSVSGMLRKLSELGLVHHQRYGAVQLTDTGTKTALSVLRRHRLLETYLVEALGYSWDEVHDEAEELEHVVSDTFVNRIAESLGNPLVDPHGDPIPTRDGSTVERDVRRLSQAETGATGVIVRVNDSDPNLLRYLAEQRIGIGMRVEVLGHQPFGGPLVIRIGSADDQREQTLGVVAAEALWFAPAGE, from the coding sequence ATGGAGAATGCATCTAACCGGCCGTCCACCTCGGTTGAGGACTACGTGAAGGTCATCTACGACCTTCAGGAACGCGGCTCGGGCCCGGTGACGATCTCCAGAATGGCCGAACGGCTGTCGGTGTCTAACTCGTCCGTCTCCGGCATGCTCCGCAAGCTCAGTGAGCTCGGCCTGGTGCACCACCAGCGTTACGGCGCCGTCCAGCTCACCGACACCGGAACGAAGACCGCGCTGTCGGTACTGCGACGTCACCGGCTCCTGGAAACCTATCTCGTGGAAGCACTCGGCTACTCGTGGGACGAAGTGCACGACGAGGCCGAGGAGCTCGAGCACGTCGTGTCCGACACGTTCGTCAACCGGATCGCGGAAAGTCTGGGAAACCCCCTGGTGGACCCCCACGGGGATCCCATACCCACCCGTGACGGAAGCACCGTCGAACGGGACGTCCGCCGGCTCTCGCAGGCCGAGACCGGAGCCACCGGCGTCATCGTCCGGGTGAACGACTCCGATCCCAACCTGTTGCGCTACCTGGCCGAACAGCGCATCGGCATCGGTATGCGGGTGGAGGTGCTGGGGCACCAACCCTTCGGCGGGCCACTAGTCATCCGTATCGGCTCCGCCGACGACCAACGCGAACAGACTCTCGGCGTCGTCGCCGCGGAGGCTCTGTGGTTCGCGCCGGCGGGGGAGTAG
- a CDS encoding (2Fe-2S)-binding protein, producing MRPFPENVGREVRTAVAGSGVRAAVSDVSAVNAFFSVDMRETGSGWLPLRELWEHPGYLEERVSEVRTRLASRAGVAVSRVERRVAASIMYQGLASRLLSPTVGAALCHGVALDPGALRWRPEGGMLPLALVGEPPASDTFHTPRVDSLAELIHQRVVQGTLAPIATALRSQVKVAPRLLWGNAASSLAGTVQALARDRPWVTDDAVVLTELLLGREPFTGLGEFDRSGEQHAFVRATCCLYYRIPGCGMCGDCALLRR from the coding sequence GTGAGACCGTTTCCGGAGAACGTCGGCAGGGAGGTGAGGACAGCAGTGGCCGGTTCCGGGGTGCGGGCAGCGGTCAGTGACGTCTCCGCGGTCAACGCGTTCTTCTCGGTTGACATGCGAGAGACCGGATCGGGGTGGCTTCCCCTCCGGGAGCTGTGGGAGCACCCTGGTTACCTGGAGGAGCGCGTCAGTGAGGTGCGCACCCGGCTGGCGTCCCGTGCCGGTGTCGCCGTTTCCCGTGTGGAACGGCGTGTTGCCGCCTCCATCATGTACCAGGGACTGGCATCCCGCCTGCTGTCGCCAACCGTGGGCGCGGCGCTGTGCCATGGGGTGGCACTCGATCCCGGCGCGCTGCGGTGGCGCCCCGAAGGGGGGATGCTGCCACTCGCACTGGTCGGGGAACCACCGGCGTCCGATACGTTTCACACCCCACGCGTCGACTCACTGGCCGAGCTGATCCACCAGCGGGTCGTTCAGGGAACCCTCGCCCCGATCGCTACGGCGTTGCGCTCCCAGGTGAAGGTGGCACCCCGTCTGTTGTGGGGAAACGCTGCCTCCTCCCTGGCCGGAACCGTACAGGCACTGGCGCGGGACCGTCCGTGGGTCACTGACGACGCCGTTGTTCTGACGGAGCTGTTACTGGGGCGTGAACCGTTCACCGGTCTCGGAGAGTTTGACCGGTCCGGAGAGCAGCACGCGTTCGTCCGTGCGACGTGCTGTCTGTACTACCGCATACCCGGGTGCGGCATGTGCGGGGACTGTGCGCTGCTTCGCCGGTGA
- a CDS encoding tautomerase family protein, with protein MWRVGRDRLNALGRAVHDAMVETIGFPYDDRFQVLTNHDGVNSTLRYDGYPDVHRDDDIVYVAITMRSGRTPSQKQDMYRRIAELAHEYAGTEPRNVFVVLAENEAADWSLGHGKAQYVSSSNVG; from the coding sequence GTGTGGCGGGTCGGCAGAGACCGGCTCAACGCGCTCGGCCGCGCCGTGCACGACGCCATGGTGGAGACCATCGGTTTCCCGTACGACGACCGGTTCCAGGTACTGACCAATCACGACGGCGTCAACAGCACGCTGCGCTACGACGGTTATCCCGATGTGCATCGTGACGACGACATCGTGTACGTCGCCATCACGATGCGTTCCGGGCGCACCCCGTCGCAGAAACAGGACATGTACCGGCGGATCGCCGAGTTGGCCCACGAGTACGCGGGTACCGAACCGCGGAACGTGTTCGTTGTCCTGGCCGAGAACGAGGCGGCCGACTGGTCGCTCGGGCACGGGAAAGCGCAGTACGTGTCTTCCTCCAACGTCGGGTGA
- a CDS encoding ADP-ribosylglycohydrolase family protein, which produces MLRTETTPTQRARTALTGLAIGDGFGSRIFVGADQHTLAERVLPPGPWPWSDDTEMACSVYSELVRDGSVDPDALAASFAAHYNPDRAYGPAAGRLLRDIREGGDWRELAAAQFDGAGSLGNGAAMRVAPLGAWFADSTDHAARNAAVSAQVTHTHPDGIAGAVAVAVAAAVAARNEPTGAGAFLEETLEYVPAGSVCDGIANARSLLVVSDPHAVARELGCGSRITAADTVPFTLWVAAKHLDDYPGALWHTVAPGGDADTTCAIVGGIVATRVPGGHLPQEWRSHMEPLPSWVDIPPPR; this is translated from the coding sequence ATGTTGCGTACCGAAACCACACCAACGCAGCGCGCCCGGACCGCACTGACGGGGTTGGCGATCGGCGACGGTTTCGGGTCGCGGATCTTCGTCGGCGCGGACCAGCACACACTGGCCGAACGGGTACTTCCTCCCGGCCCGTGGCCGTGGAGCGACGACACGGAGATGGCCTGTTCGGTCTACAGCGAGCTGGTCCGTGACGGAAGCGTCGATCCGGACGCGCTGGCTGCCAGCTTCGCCGCGCACTACAACCCGGACCGCGCCTACGGGCCGGCTGCCGGCCGGCTGTTGCGCGACATCCGTGAGGGCGGGGACTGGCGTGAGCTCGCCGCAGCCCAGTTCGACGGTGCCGGCTCGTTGGGGAACGGCGCTGCGATGCGGGTGGCGCCGCTCGGGGCGTGGTTCGCTGACAGTACTGACCACGCCGCCCGCAACGCAGCGGTGTCGGCCCAGGTGACCCACACTCACCCCGACGGCATCGCCGGGGCCGTCGCGGTCGCTGTCGCGGCGGCCGTCGCGGCTCGCAACGAACCGACGGGAGCCGGGGCTTTCCTCGAGGAGACGTTGGAGTACGTCCCCGCCGGGAGCGTATGTGACGGGATCGCCAACGCACGCAGTCTTCTCGTGGTGTCCGACCCTCACGCCGTGGCTCGGGAGCTGGGCTGCGGTAGCAGGATCACCGCGGCCGACACGGTTCCGTTCACGCTGTGGGTGGCAGCCAAACACCTCGACGACTACCCCGGCGCGTTGTGGCACACGGTTGCGCCTGGCGGTGACGCCGACACCACGTGCGCCATCGTGGGCGGTATCGTCGCCACCCGAGTCCCGGGAGGCCATCTGCCGCAGGAGTGGCGTTCCCACATGGAACCGCTGCCCAGCTGGGTGGACATCCCGCCCCCACGGTGA
- a CDS encoding uroporphyrinogen-III synthase, translating into MSATAPETPLAGSTIGVTAARRVEEQATMLRRYGALVRCAPTMRTVPLSDDHRLVDASHELLEHPVDVIVVTTGAGLTGWVQAAQEWGIGAPLVQAMATARIVVRGPKAKGAVRSVDLTEEWTAPNETSDEMLDYLLGEFPAGLRIAVQVHGDPMTDFCAALRTAGATVIEVPVYRWTEPEDVGAVDDLVTAVVRRELEAVTFTSAPAVSGLFRRAEALGAEDEMVAAFSDRVLAMSVGPVTAHPLMSRDVPTLWPQRNRTGAMVRKLAETLADRSG; encoded by the coding sequence GTGAGCGCCACAGCACCGGAGACGCCATTGGCGGGCTCCACCATCGGGGTTACCGCCGCACGCCGCGTTGAGGAACAAGCGACGATGCTGCGCCGCTACGGCGCCTTGGTGCGCTGCGCACCAACGATGCGGACCGTTCCCCTGAGTGACGACCACCGGTTGGTGGACGCGTCCCACGAGCTCCTCGAGCACCCCGTGGACGTGATCGTCGTCACCACCGGGGCAGGTCTCACCGGCTGGGTGCAGGCCGCCCAGGAGTGGGGGATCGGCGCACCCCTGGTTCAGGCGATGGCAACAGCCAGGATCGTCGTACGCGGCCCGAAAGCCAAGGGCGCGGTACGTTCCGTCGACCTCACGGAAGAGTGGACGGCACCGAACGAGACGTCCGATGAAATGCTGGACTACCTCCTTGGGGAGTTCCCGGCAGGACTGCGCATCGCGGTGCAGGTGCACGGGGACCCCATGACCGACTTCTGCGCGGCGCTGCGCACGGCCGGCGCCACCGTCATCGAGGTTCCGGTGTACCGCTGGACCGAACCCGAGGACGTGGGGGCGGTGGACGACCTGGTGACCGCTGTGGTGCGACGCGAACTCGAGGCGGTCACCTTCACCAGCGCACCCGCTGTTTCGGGGCTGTTCCGCCGCGCCGAAGCGCTCGGTGCCGAGGACGAGATGGTAGCCGCCTTCAGCGACAGGGTGCTCGCGATGAGCGTGGGACCGGTGACGGCACACCCTCTGATGAGCCGGGATGTCCCCACACTGTGGCCGCAACGCAACCGCACAGGCGCCATGGTGCGCAAACTCGCCGAGACGTTGGCGGACCGGTCGGGGTGA
- a CDS encoding septal ring lytic transglycosylase RlpA family protein: MLITGGTAGAAAIGDLAPGPESAAMTVPEADIAGLTPSDPTPGKDGKKDTEGEQEQARESASQSADSTTQQKEEPEEEPQDEENTSASGQSDNGGDSSGSEDLTPTGQSVSCEASMYSEPQPTASGEQFDPSAMTAAHKSLPMDTKVNVTNPSNGKSVTVRINDRGPYVEGRCLDLSTASFEKIASPNAGVTDVQWQVVS, translated from the coding sequence GTGCTCATCACTGGCGGTACCGCCGGCGCCGCCGCCATCGGCGATCTCGCCCCCGGTCCCGAATCCGCCGCAATGACGGTTCCCGAAGCCGACATCGCCGGTCTCACCCCTTCCGACCCGACCCCTGGGAAGGATGGGAAGAAAGACACGGAGGGCGAACAGGAGCAAGCACGCGAGAGCGCCTCGCAAAGCGCGGACAGCACGACACAGCAGAAGGAAGAACCCGAGGAAGAGCCACAGGACGAGGAGAACACCTCCGCGTCCGGCCAGTCCGACAACGGCGGCGACAGTTCCGGATCGGAGGATCTCACCCCCACCGGTCAGAGCGTCTCCTGTGAAGCCTCCATGTACAGCGAGCCCCAGCCCACCGCCAGCGGGGAACAGTTCGACCCCAGTGCCATGACAGCCGCACACAAGAGTCTGCCGATGGACACGAAGGTCAACGTCACCAACCCCTCCAACGGCAAATCAGTAACCGTACGCATCAACGACCGCGGACCGTACGTCGAAGGCCGTTGCCTGGACCTGTCCACCGCCTCGTTCGAGAAGATCGCCTCACCCAACGCTGGAGTCACCGATGTCCAATGGCAGGTCGTGAGCTGA
- a CDS encoding recombinase family protein: protein MRIGYGRVSTRDQHPEAQHDALVAADCQRVFIDNASGSLARRPELDNALMVTREGGQLVVTKLDRLGRSLEHLIELSKNLQRRGVDLVVLDQGIDTATAVGRMFFQILGAIAEFEHALLSERTIDGLQAARARGRTGGQKPKLGPRQVQLARQMYEETAEDGKRRYTVAQIAAEFGVTRSSIYRYLSKSEGNSEQ, encoded by the coding sequence ATGCGGATCGGGTACGGACGGGTCTCCACTCGCGACCAACACCCTGAAGCCCAACACGACGCGCTGGTAGCGGCCGACTGCCAGCGCGTCTTCATCGACAACGCCTCCGGCTCGCTGGCAAGACGCCCTGAGCTGGACAACGCCCTCATGGTCACCCGCGAGGGCGGCCAGCTCGTGGTCACCAAGCTCGACCGGTTGGGGCGTTCCCTGGAACACCTCATCGAGCTGTCCAAGAACCTCCAGCGCCGGGGAGTGGACCTGGTCGTGCTGGACCAGGGCATCGACACCGCCACTGCTGTGGGCCGGATGTTCTTCCAGATCCTGGGCGCCATTGCCGAGTTCGAACACGCTCTGCTGAGCGAGCGCACCATTGATGGGCTGCAGGCTGCTCGCGCCCGCGGCCGCACCGGTGGGCAGAAACCCAAGCTCGGCCCCCGCCAGGTTCAGCTCGCCCGCCAGATGTATGAGGAAACCGCTGAGGACGGCAAACGCCGCTACACCGTGGCCCAGATCGCCGCTGAGTTCGGCGTCACCCGCTCAAGCATCTACCGGTATCTCAGCAAGTCAGAAGGTAACTCTGAGCAATAA
- a CDS encoding Tn3 family transposase, whose amino-acid sequence MPHDFLSDEQIARYARFPAEVSVSELEQFFRLDSQARAMATAKRGPASKLGWTLQWGTVRMLGVFLPDNPTGLPTSAITFVAEQLDIDPACVGEYRRRQQTAYEHSWEIRDAFGYRDFAAGQEELRTFLAARVWTTEEGPRTLFDRAVVYLVENKVLLPGLTVLARMVATVRREENARLHANMHQRLPTTVQTAMTGLLHVPEDRRRSELERLRSEPTRASSHAMVAALDRVSEISSVGTGQIDVADVPAVKLDALAKYGLKSKAPTLRGLDEYRKSATLLATVRSLETSSVDDALDVLNLLMVSKLINRSVREGNEDKLNRLPELRMAAKNMAQALEVLLATSQDSHEQAVSLPQVWNAIEEVVDRQKLVTAVNTVAEQVPDDADAAAEWRARLVKRYRTVQGFIELLLDVIEFDATEAGQPVLDALRTAAPMARSRKHYRAEDIAAHAELTGGSWKRPIFANPNVDPGRIDKTAFIMCVMEHLHKALRRRDVFARGGDRWGDPRARLLSGQQWEHTRPTVLAALGLESEPAAHLAELASALEDGYHRVLEGLSTNTAVQFDGGKLRMDPLGAGAEPPLMGQFRARVEAMMPRVDFPDLLMEVAARTGFTRDFTHISGAETRMEDFNASLCALLVSEACNIGLTPVAKPGVAALTRSRLHQVDQGYVRAETISAANARLIEAQSDIGIVDSWGGGLLASADGMRFVVPVNNLHTRANPKYFGLRKRGATWLNVVNDQVMGLGGVVVPGTLRDSLFILDAIHARDGGEKPERVVTDNASYSDLVFGLFAICGYQFSPRIADLGDTRLWRTNTHAHYGPLDTMSRHTVHLDKIRAHWEDMLRVAGSLTTGAVRAHDLMRMLSRDGRPIGLGDAFAHYGRIFKTLHLLQFLHDESYRRMITAQLNTSEARHGLARKICHGNRGELRQRYRQGLEDQLGSLGLALNAVVWWNSLYIDAAVDQLRADGFPATEDMCARLSPLICEHINFLGSYTFPQPDVQAGLRPLRDPEATEE is encoded by the coding sequence ATGCCACATGATTTTCTCTCCGATGAACAGATCGCCCGCTACGCTCGTTTCCCCGCCGAGGTGTCTGTGAGCGAGCTGGAGCAGTTCTTCCGCCTCGACAGTCAGGCGCGGGCCATGGCTACGGCCAAGCGGGGGCCGGCCTCCAAGCTGGGATGGACCCTGCAGTGGGGCACTGTGCGCATGCTGGGAGTCTTCCTGCCGGACAACCCCACCGGCCTTCCTACCTCAGCGATCACTTTCGTCGCCGAACAGCTCGACATAGATCCCGCCTGCGTTGGTGAATACCGACGGCGTCAGCAGACCGCCTATGAGCATTCCTGGGAGATCCGGGACGCGTTCGGCTATCGCGACTTCGCGGCGGGCCAGGAAGAACTACGGACGTTCCTGGCCGCGCGGGTGTGGACCACTGAGGAAGGACCGCGGACTTTGTTCGATCGGGCCGTGGTGTATCTGGTGGAGAACAAGGTGCTACTCCCGGGCTTGACGGTGCTGGCCCGGATGGTAGCGACCGTGCGCCGGGAGGAGAACGCCCGGCTGCATGCGAACATGCACCAGCGCCTCCCCACAACGGTGCAGACAGCCATGACCGGGCTGTTGCATGTGCCCGAGGACAGGCGACGCTCGGAGCTGGAGCGGCTGCGTAGCGAGCCGACCCGGGCCTCAAGCCATGCCATGGTCGCCGCCTTGGACCGTGTCTCCGAGATCTCATCGGTAGGTACGGGCCAAATCGATGTCGCCGACGTTCCGGCGGTCAAACTGGACGCTCTGGCCAAGTACGGGCTGAAGTCCAAAGCTCCGACCCTGCGTGGGTTGGACGAATACCGCAAGAGCGCGACCCTGCTGGCAACGGTACGCAGCCTGGAGACGTCCTCGGTGGATGACGCCCTGGACGTCTTGAATCTGCTAATGGTCTCCAAGCTGATTAACCGGTCGGTGCGCGAGGGCAACGAGGACAAGCTGAACAGATTGCCTGAACTGCGCATGGCAGCCAAGAACATGGCCCAAGCCCTGGAGGTGTTGCTGGCGACATCCCAGGACAGCCACGAACAGGCGGTCTCACTGCCGCAGGTGTGGAACGCCATCGAGGAGGTTGTTGACCGTCAGAAGCTCGTCACCGCGGTCAACACCGTGGCCGAGCAAGTTCCCGACGACGCTGACGCCGCTGCGGAGTGGCGCGCCCGCTTGGTCAAGCGCTACCGCACCGTGCAGGGCTTCATCGAGCTACTGCTGGACGTTATCGAGTTCGATGCCACCGAGGCAGGACAACCGGTACTGGACGCGTTGCGTACCGCCGCTCCCATGGCTCGCAGTCGTAAGCACTACCGCGCTGAGGACATCGCCGCCCACGCCGAGCTCACCGGAGGGTCCTGGAAGCGCCCCATCTTTGCCAACCCGAACGTGGATCCGGGGCGCATCGACAAGACCGCTTTCATCATGTGCGTCATGGAACACCTGCACAAGGCGCTACGGCGCCGTGATGTGTTCGCTCGCGGCGGTGACCGGTGGGGTGATCCCCGCGCTCGCCTACTATCCGGACAGCAGTGGGAGCACACACGGCCCACGGTGCTGGCGGCACTGGGCCTGGAATCCGAGCCCGCCGCGCACCTGGCTGAACTCGCCTCGGCGTTGGAGGACGGCTACCACCGGGTGCTGGAGGGGTTGAGCACCAACACTGCCGTGCAGTTCGACGGTGGCAAACTGCGCATGGACCCCCTGGGGGCTGGGGCCGAACCGCCCCTGATGGGTCAGTTCCGTGCCCGGGTGGAGGCGATGATGCCGCGGGTGGACTTTCCCGACCTACTGATGGAGGTGGCCGCCCGCACCGGTTTCACCCGCGACTTCACCCATATCTCCGGGGCCGAGACCCGCATGGAGGACTTCAACGCCAGCCTGTGCGCACTGCTGGTGTCTGAAGCCTGCAACATCGGGCTGACTCCCGTGGCCAAACCCGGCGTTGCCGCTCTGACCCGCAGTCGGCTGCACCAGGTTGACCAGGGCTATGTCCGCGCCGAGACCATCAGTGCCGCCAACGCTCGCCTCATCGAAGCCCAATCCGACATCGGCATCGTCGACTCCTGGGGCGGAGGACTGCTCGCCTCGGCCGACGGAATGCGCTTCGTCGTCCCGGTCAACAACCTGCATACGCGGGCCAACCCGAAGTACTTCGGGTTGCGTAAACGCGGCGCCACCTGGCTCAACGTCGTCAACGACCAGGTCATGGGCCTAGGTGGAGTGGTCGTGCCCGGAACGCTGCGCGACTCGCTGTTCATCCTGGACGCCATCCACGCCCGCGACGGCGGCGAGAAACCCGAAAGGGTGGTCACCGACAACGCTTCCTACTCCGATCTCGTCTTCGGGTTGTTCGCGATCTGCGGTTACCAGTTCTCCCCACGCATCGCCGATCTGGGCGACACCAGGTTGTGGCGCACCAACACCCACGCCCACTACGGACCCCTGGATACGATGTCGCGCCATACCGTCCACCTGGACAAGATCCGGGCCCACTGGGAAGACATGCTGCGCGTGGCCGGCTCGCTGACCACCGGGGCGGTGCGTGCCCATGACCTGATGCGCATGCTCTCCCGTGACGGCCGGCCCATCGGGCTGGGCGATGCCTTCGCCCACTACGGCCGCATCTTCAAGACCCTGCACCTGCTGCAGTTCCTGCACGACGAGAGCTACCGGCGCATGATTACTGCCCAGCTCAACACCTCCGAGGCCCGCCACGGGCTGGCCCGCAAGATCTGCCACGGCAACCGCGGCGAGCTACGCCAACGCTACCGCCAGGGCCTGGAAGACCAACTCGGATCGCTGGGATTGGCACTCAACGCCGTGGTGTGGTGGAACAGTCTCTACATCGACGCCGCCGTAGACCAGCTACGCGCTGACGGGTTTCCCGCTACTGAGGACATGTGCGCCCGCTTGTCCCCACTGATCTGCGAACACATCAACTTCCTGGGCTCCTACACCTTCCCCCAACCCGACGTGCAGGCCGGGCTGCGTCCGCTCCGCGATCCTGAAGCAACCGAGGAGTAG